In Desulfatiglans sp., the genomic stretch AGGCAACTGGTAAAAATGATGAACGGAGAAATCGGCGTAGAAAGTGAACCGGGCAAGGGCTCCACATTCTGGTTCTATGCTGTTTTTAAAAAACAGCAAGGATGCACTGAAGTAAAACAGATAATGCAGGAGGAAATCCGGAAAAAACGAATCCTGATTATTGATAATAACAGTACAAGCAGAGAGATTTTACGGACATATCTTAAATCATGGGGGTGTCGTTTTGAAGAGGTATCTAATGGATCATCTGCACTGGAAGAACTTGGTGCGGCAGCAGGCAAAGATCTTTATAATATAGCCATTATAAATATGAATATGCCCGAAATGAACGGGGAGGAGCTGGCGCAAAAGATCAGAGAAAAAGAGGAGTTTAAAGATATTTTTCTGATTATGCTCTCCGCTCTGAATCAGCGTCATGATACGTTTGCGATAGATAAATTTGGCTTTACGGCCTATCTGAATAAGCCGGTTAAAAAGATGCAGTTATATAATTGCCTCTGTGCAGTATCAGGCGAACAGGGACAGGAAATTTCGGAACAGGTTAAAGGACGGAAACAGGACCTCCATATTTCAGCGGAAAGAAAGCGGCTGGCTAAAATCCTTCTGGCTGAAGATGATACTACGAACCAAAAGGTGGCAAAAGGTATACTTGAAAAACTGGGGTACTCGCTTGATATTGTCAGGAATGGAAAAGAGGCGATTAATGCACTGAAAAAGGTGCCTTATGATCTGGTGCTTATGGATTGCCAGATGCCTGAGATGGATGGCTATGAAGCAACAGGTATAATACGTAATCCTGATTCAGGAGTAATCAATAACAGTATTCCTGTTATTGCAATGACTGCCCACGCAATGGCAGGCGATCGTGAAAGGAGTCTTGCAGCAGGGATGGATGATTATGTAACCAAACCGATCAGGATGGATTCCATGTCTGCTGTCCTGAATAAGTGGTTGACACAATACAGTGTTATTAAAGATACACCTGTTGAGGCAAAGGAGGCTGAGGCTGATCCTGTATTTGATAAAGATATGCTGATGGCACGACTGGGATTTGATGACGTACTTGCTGATACTGTAATCAATGGTTTTCTTGAAGACATGCCAAAACAGATAAGAAAGCTTAAGAGACTTATTGATAATGGCAAAAGTGAAGAGGCAGGGTATCAGGCACACAGGATAAAGGGCGCTGCGGCAAGTATAGAAGGGCAGGCATTAAGGGCTGTAGCCTATGAAATGGAAAAGGCGGGGAAATCAGGCGATATGGATGGGCTTAAAAGACTTTTCCCTGAATTAAAAAAACAGTTTGCCATTTTGAAAAAGACAATGAAGAATAGTTAGCGTTCAGGTTTCTGTGAAAGACTTTTAAAATAAAGGTTTGGCTGACGGCTGATAGCTGAATGCTGACAGCTAATTTAAACAGTATAACTAATATAGGGGTGCATAATGGCAAAAGAAAAGATTTGGGTTCTTATTATTGAAGACGATATTACATCAAGGGGGATTCTTGCCAGCCTGTTAAAGAGAAAAGGGTTTGATATCATATGCGCAGATAATGGAAAGCATGCGCAAGATATATTAAAATATTGCTCACCTGATTTCATACTCCTTGATCTCATCATGCCAAAGATGCATGGCCAGGCATTCTTGAGCAAGCTAAGAGAAACTGACAAGGATACACCGGTAATTATTATGAGCGCCATTGATAACCAACCCGCCCTTGTAGCAACACTGGAGAGTATAGGTATACAGGGCTGGATGCCAAAGCCTGTTGACCCTGAGCTTGCAGCACAAAAGATTAAGGAGCTTGTTGAGGCAAAAACAAAGAGGGCTTGAATGAAAAATCAAATATCATTTTCTAAACACCTCATTAAGTGTTTCAGGCAGGCCGTGCTTTTTTACTGCCCTTTTCCAGCGGGCGAAATATTTATCCTTTAGTTTCTCTTTGCCTGCCTTAAACTTGCGCGCCTTATGGAAATCTATAATGAATACCTCATTGTTATCGTTAACAAGAATATTCCCCGGATGAAGATCCACATGGTATAATCCTGAATTCATCAGGATAGCAATTTGTCTTCTTATTTCATTCAGGAGTCTGGCTATTCTGGTTTCATCTTTTAAGCTGATTGCGGCAAGGGTCTCGCTGTTTTTTATCTCCTTTAAAACAAGCCATCCTCTGTAAAAAAGAGAACCCTTTGTTGCAAAAGCAACCGGTTCCGGGACATTAACCCCAGACTTTGATGCATTTATCAGTTGCTCAAACTCTATCCTGTTACAGGGCTTACCGGTTCTTATATATGTTCTTTCAATAAATAATCTTATAAGACCTCCACGGGTATTATACTTGATAACAACCGGCCCAAATCCCTCCAGCTCTAACCTTTTTATGGAGCCTCTTCCTCCGAGGATTTCATCTGTTTCAACATTGGGCTCATCAAATATTTTGATCAGTGTTTCAAGCTGAAGGTGATTCAGCATGGATAATGACCCAAACGAATATGATTTATATTTTTGTTTAATTATAGGGGCCATAATTATACATTCATTTGTTCGAATTGATTTTAGATATATTAAGTTTTAATACTTATTAACAACATATTCATGGGTGTCAGCTATCACACAAACAGGATTTGGTCAATTTTTTACATTAAATACCCCGGTATTTTCAAGTCGCTTGATCTTTTAGTTCGCTTACGTCATTATGCCCCCAAAGATGAAGCTGTTTTACAGGAGTTATTACAACTATGCTCAACGTTGATAAAAAAAATAAAACCGGATGCGAAATTGTATCGGTAATCATAGTAAACTATCGTTCCTGGGAAAAACTGGCGGATTGTTTAAGATCCCTGCAATGCGTGGATAGATCAAATATCACTCTGGATATCATTGTTGTAGACAACTGTTCAAATGATGGCCAGTTTGAGGCTTACTCCTATGCCTTTCCAGGAGTCCGCTTTATACTTAATACCGGGAATTATGGTTATGCCCATGGATGTAATACCGGGGCAGGGGCAGGCAGGGGCGAATACCTGCTGTTTATTAATCCTGATACAATTGTGCGGCCCGGAAGTATCGAGCTGTTAATAACAACGATTAAGGATTATCCCACAAACTCTATATTATCAGTACTCCAGGTAGCGCCTAAAGGCAGGATAGAGAGGGTTGAGCGTTTTTTCCCAAGATGGATATCATTAACAGGGATAGGAAAATCTCTGTACCGGTTTATCAACAGAAGGCGACTAAAAAGGGAGTTTTCAAGAGAGAGGGCTGTAGTCTTTCCGGATTGGGTCTCAGGTTCTGTGATTTTTATGAGGAGAGAGGCATATCTTAACCTGAAAGGCTGGGATGAGCGTTACTGGATGTACAGTGAAGATGTTGATATATGTAAACGGGCTGCAAAAATGGGAGGCAAAATTGTTATGTTGCAGCAGGCCAGTTTTTTACATAATCATGGAGGTAGTTCGCGCATAAATACAGGTGTATCTGCTTTAACCAAATCTGAAGTTTATATATCAAGCCACGTGTACATCAGTATTCATAAACAGGGATTGTCGCGCACTGCTATGCAGGTGTTTCTGGTCTTAAGGGCCCTGGTTAAGAACATAATCCTGGCATTGCTCTCCTGCCTTGTCTTTCCCAGCAAAAGGGCAAAAGTGCAACGTTTGCTTTTAATGAATTTATGTCGTTATTACGCGAATGCCTTTAGGGTTAAAAGCTGGATCAGTCCGCGTTCAATTTGCTATCGGGAAAAGAAGGTTAGAGACTCGTAAACCTGTGGATGAGAAAAAATGTTCAGGCAATTTTTTTTAAAAAATCCCTGAGCCAGTCTCTTATCGCCCTGATAATCTTTTCTGTTTTGCTGCGATCAGTATACAGACGTTTTTCATCAGGGTTCACACTTTCAGGCCGGTATTTTAACTTGATTTTTGTAATAGCATTAAGATCATCCTGAAGGAATCTTTTATAGATTAGATTCAAGGGGAAAAACCTGAATTCTGACCTTGAGATCGATGCTGCCCAGTCTATAATATTTGGGTTCCTATCATTACCAAACAATATATTTGGCATCCTCTTCAGGTCACAGTGCGCGATTCCTCGATCATGAAAACTGTCAATCAGTCTTTTTAGATCACTAAAAAATTTATCATCAAGCTCTTTTGAAACATCCATGTTCCCGAGTTCAGTTCCCTGAATTTCTTCTATAATCAGGGCTACCCCTCCTATTGAACCGAAAAGAGAAGGCACTCCTGATAATCCTTCAAGTTTTTTATATGCCTTTTTTTCACGCCATATTAGAAAGCGACCTGCAATATTCCTGAACCAGAAACTGTTTAAACTGAAGTCCTTTACAATGGCCTTTACGCCATTTTCCTCAATCCGCCAGATAACCGGCCTTGTGCCCGTTGATTTTCTTAATATCCCGCATTGCTTTTTAGCGATATCAGCGAGTGTCAGACCTTCAAACATAATAATTCTCTGTCGTGAAAGTTTTTGGAACAATGGCCCTGTAAATTGGAAAGATATATTTATTCATTATTATAAAGGGTCTCCAAATGACTTTTTCGTAAATGTTTTTAAATAAGGCCCTGTCAGGTCTATTTACGTTTATACTCCTGATATGATTTTTCTTCAACCAGGTCTGACCCGACTCCGATATTAATCTCTTTTTTCATTCCTTTGTTTTTATTTTATTCATCAGTTTATCCAGCCTGTCTATTACATGGGAGACCTCGACAAGGTCCATGACCCCATGTCTTAATATCCTGGTTCCCCATCGGATCTGATCCGCGGGTTTCCTGAGGTACTTTAATGATGCCTGATTATACATGTTTACACACCATTCAAGACTCTTGTAAGGTCCTGTACGAAATGGATTGGAGGCTGCGTGAAGGCCTATCACCGGCGTGTCTGTAATAGCGACCATGTGCATGGGACCTGAATCAGGTGTAATCAGGACTGTTGCACGGCGCAAAAGTTCAAGAAATTGTGCAAATGTGTGTTGGCCTACCAGGTTGATCGGGGCCGCTATCCTGCACAAGCGGATGATCTCATCTGCCATCCGGTGTTCAGCAGATGATGAACCGCCACTGATGACCACCTGCATTCCATACTGATTAACAGCGTGATCAGCTACTGCAGCATATCCTTTTGCATGCCAGTTACGGAGTTCATGACTCGAACACGGGCTAATGATAAGGCATGGCTTTTCAGGATCTAAAACCTGCTGAGCCAGATCCTGTGCCCCGGGAACTGAAGGCAGGCCCCATTTGTATTCCTTTTTGCTGATGCCCAGCTTATCAGGAAAACTTAAGAAGCTATCCAAAACATGCTGCTCTGGTGTATAGGCAATCCGCTCATTAATAAAGAGGCCATGAAAAAAATTGGCGCGGATTCTGTCATACCCGATCTTTCGTTTTGCCCTTATAACCAGGCCTAAAAGGCTGGCACGCAGGGAAAGCTGCATAAGAAGCAGCACATCAAAAGAGCGGTTGCCCAACTGTTTTCTTGTATTATTATATTCTTTTATGCCATTTTTCTTGTTAAAAATAATAAACTCTACGCCGGGCAAATGGCCCAAAAGCTGATGTTCCACCTTTCCGATCACCCAGGTGATCTTGATTTCAGGCCTGTGGGTCTTAAGGGTATGGATCACCGGCAGCACATGAGTCACATCCCCTAACGCTGATAACCTGACAATACAGATGGAGTTTGCTGTGGAAATCATCTAACTTAACCTTTAGTTCTGCAAAATTTTGATTTTATATTTCTTCTTATTTTTTTATAAGTGTTTTTTATATCATTTAACAAAAAAGCTGTCTTAAACAAAATGGAATCTTTCAGATTATCATCTATTAAACCTATCGCTTTTTGTTCTGCCTGTAAAAACTTGCATAGATTTATCATTATAAATAGTTTTTTAAAAACAGCAGGCCTTTTGAGCCTGAAATCAATAAAGTAGACCTGATCATCTTTTATTAAGAAATTTGTAAGTTTTGGATCGCTCCTTGTGTATCCCTTGCTATGCAGGATTTGCAGGGATTTTAAGACTTCTGGCAGATTATCATCTGCGGCCTCTCTTCCTTCTATAAAATTATAGGCATAAAAACTGTCTACCACCATGCCAAATCTTCTTTTTTGCGCAGCAAAAATGGGGTCTGGAGCATTTAATCCAATATCATTTATTTTTTTTAAGCTCTCTATAATCCTGAAGGAGTCGCTCCCTCTGAAAAAGGTCAGAAACCTCTCCCCCCATCTTGAGTTTCTATTTCGTGGAATTTTAAAAATAATTTTATCAAAATCTTTTATTTTTATTTGAGACACAAAAGAATTTTTATTATCATTATACTCCGAAATTGTCTGATAGCTTTTTGAAAATATACTGTTTAACAAAAATATGGCTTTATCTTCATCTATGTTTGAAAGCACTCTGTATTCTTTATAGTTAAAATATTTCATTTTATAATTATTCACGAATAATTTGACGACAGGGCAGTGGCCTATTATTAACAAAAAGTCTTCATATGAAAAGCTGTTTATTGGGTGAAAAACAAAATTTAAAATTACAGATTGTTGCTACCACATGTTTTTGAGAAAATCAAAATAATAAATCATATTAAATATGCCCCTGATACAAGTGTAAAATGCACAGGAGAAAAAAACTACTGAAAACCTCAATCCGCCAGATAACGGGCCTTGTAGTCGTTAGCTTGCTCTATCATTATTTGACGAGGATTCTTAATTCTGGTAATTTCATGTGCATTTATCCTGGACCTACTGTGA encodes the following:
- a CDS encoding response regulator, which translates into the protein MAKEKIWVLIIEDDITSRGILASLLKRKGFDIICADNGKHAQDILKYCSPDFILLDLIMPKMHGQAFLSKLRETDKDTPVIIMSAIDNQPALVATLESIGIQGWMPKPVDPELAAQKIKELVEAKTKRA
- a CDS encoding phosphotransferase, whose product is MLNHLQLETLIKIFDEPNVETDEILGGRGSIKRLELEGFGPVVIKYNTRGGLIRLFIERTYIRTGKPCNRIEFEQLINASKSGVNVPEPVAFATKGSLFYRGWLVLKEIKNSETLAAISLKDETRIARLLNEIRRQIAILMNSGLYHVDLHPGNILVNDNNEVFIIDFHKARKFKAGKEKLKDKYFARWKRAVKKHGLPETLNEVFRK
- a CDS encoding glycosyltransferase family 2 protein; the protein is MLNVDKKNKTGCEIVSVIIVNYRSWEKLADCLRSLQCVDRSNITLDIIVVDNCSNDGQFEAYSYAFPGVRFILNTGNYGYAHGCNTGAGAGRGEYLLFINPDTIVRPGSIELLITTIKDYPTNSILSVLQVAPKGRIERVERFFPRWISLTGIGKSLYRFINRRRLKREFSRERAVVFPDWVSGSVIFMRREAYLNLKGWDERYWMYSEDVDICKRAAKMGGKIVMLQQASFLHNHGGSSRINTGVSALTKSEVYISSHVYISIHKQGLSRTAMQVFLVLRALVKNIILALLSCLVFPSKRAKVQRLLLMNLCRYYANAFRVKSWISPRSICYREKKVRDS
- a CDS encoding glycosyltransferase family 9 protein — encoded protein: MISTANSICIVRLSALGDVTHVLPVIHTLKTHRPEIKITWVIGKVEHQLLGHLPGVEFIIFNKKNGIKEYNNTRKQLGNRSFDVLLLMQLSLRASLLGLVIRAKRKIGYDRIRANFFHGLFINERIAYTPEQHVLDSFLSFPDKLGISKKEYKWGLPSVPGAQDLAQQVLDPEKPCLIISPCSSHELRNWHAKGYAAVADHAVNQYGMQVVISGGSSSAEHRMADEIIRLCRIAAPINLVGQHTFAQFLELLRRATVLITPDSGPMHMVAITDTPVIGLHAASNPFRTGPYKSLEWCVNMYNQASLKYLRKPADQIRWGTRILRHGVMDLVEVSHVIDRLDKLMNKIKTKE